A stretch of the Lineus longissimus chromosome 10, tnLinLong1.2, whole genome shotgun sequence genome encodes the following:
- the LOC135495005 gene encoding piggyBac transposable element-derived protein 4-like → MSGRFGVNEALDLLDDLPEDFSDTEFEDGSDLEEDDLAWLRETNVNEKHNEEAAFRDSVLYTADDLLTQNQSCNPRGSLDTVVSCKSFYSHHRPASNAPSSHAPAQALSKNRNSSDSQSDDSNGDEEWFPSSVQTAATSKYRGRVRVRGGSGRASSSSSRNVSRACHSHEVRLHDAQQTKEALPALPPTSQGVYQCGRRRGRVRVRGCGSRKVCRVSSTLDVYSQSQNEGTEFHRGDNDNTGVESQADTSTDEEWLPGSRTSQNREGRRGIGANALPAANRGRGRGRGRGRGRGKVVNTVARDGEHVVQLQPETDDTDDSGVDNDIIVAGQDLVWEAFDGDEVNPNHAIPFTARSGVCDWVLAREPVLASDFFKLFWDDNISRDICRETNLYADQCRAANPSKMRWIQIDRISLDAFLGVNIAQGIDRRAHLRDYWSTKPWSRTPWYGEVFTGKDFFQIHRYLHCCDNVQYDPNDPNRDKLFKVRFIVNRLSENFRLMYTPGHHISVDEQMIGTKCRVSFLQYMPKKPKRFGIKLWVLADSDSGYCSRFQIYTGKVADRVEVGLPSRVVHDLTADFSDSGYRLYTDNFYTSPTLCLELLNRGILCCGTVRLNRRGFPMELRPVKGDHFQRGGMEFRKCHGGLMTAVRWKDKRDVTALSTMHGNQVTVIPPRREGQDERRKPTLIANYNDHMGGVDLLDQHLCYYTVSRRNLKWWKHVFWRLVELCIVNSYIGYKKVTGKNIEQKAFREMLVAELTEPQRERRANRDLPGRGRPRLAPVENIPIRGPIPAVAARTTGVHPMTTQKDGGIRRTCRVCGYEKDENGRKSQRKTNNYCLTCERYIHRKDCWNRWHSRDPLL, encoded by the exons TCGTGCAATCCAAGAGGCTCTCTGGATACTGTTGTGTCGTGCAAGTCTTTTTATAGTCACCATAGGCCTGCCAGTAATGCTCCTTCTTCACATGCTCCAGCACAG GCTCTGAGCAAGAATcgaaacagcagtgacagcCAGTCTGATGACAGTAACGGTGACGAGGAGTGGTTTCCTTCTAGTGTTCAAACGGCCGCTACCAGCAAATATCGAGGTCGTGTCAGAGTACGAGGAGGTTCTGGTCGAGCTTCAAGTTCAAGTAGCCGGAATGTCAGCAGGGCCTGTCATTCACATGAAGTTCGACTACATGATGCTCAACAG ACCAAAGAGGCATTGCCTGCCCTTCCACCTACTAGCCAGGGAGTTTACCAGTGTGGTCGCAGAAGAGGTCGCGTCCGTGTTCGAGGCTGTGGCAGTAGGAAAGTGTGCAGAGTTTCAAGTACCCTGGATGTTTATTCACAG agcCAGAACGAAGGCACTGAATTTCATCGAGGTGACAATGACAACACTGGTGTAGAAAGCCAAGCTGACACTAGCACTGATGAGGAATGGTTACCTGGCTCTCGTACCAGTCAAAATCGTGAAGGTCGCCGTGGCATTGGTGCTAATGCATTGCCCGCTGCAAATCGTGGACgaggtcgtggtcgtggtcgcgGTCGTGGTCGCGGTAAGGTGGTCAACACAGTGGCCAGGGATGGAGAACACGTTGTTCAACTTCAACCAGAGACCGACGATACAGATGATTCAGGTGTTGACAATGATATTATTGTGGCTGGTCAAGACTTAGTGTGGGAGGCGTTTGATGGCGATGAAGTGAACCCTAATCATGCTATTCCTTTTACTGCTAGGAGTGGTGTGTGCGATTGGGTTTTAGCCAGAGAGCCTGTTCTAGCCTCAGACTTTTTCAAACTCTTTTGGGATGACAACATATCCCGTGACATTTGCAGGGAGACCAATTTGTATGCAGATCAGTGTAGGGCAGCAAATCCATCAAAAATGCGGTGGATTCAAATTGACAGGATATCACTTGATGCTTTCTTAGGAGTAAACATTGCCCAAGGCATTGATCGTCGTGCCCATCTGAGGGACTACTGGTCCACAAAGCCATGGTCCCGGACACCGTGGTATGGAGAGGTCTTCACTGGgaaggatttttttcaaatccaTCGATACTTACACTGTTGTGACAATGTACAATATGATCCAAATGATCCGAACAGAGACAAACTTTTCAAAGTCAGGTTTATTGTAAATAGATTGAGTGAAAACTTTCGGCTGATGTACACACCTGGACACCATATTTCAGTTGATGAACAGATGATTGGAACAAAGTGCCGGGTTTCTTTCCTCCAGTATATGCCGAAGAAGCCAAAGCGATTTGGTATAAAACTTTGGGTCCTCGCTGATAGTGATTCTGGCTATTGCAGTCGGTTCCAAATCTATACTGGGAAGGTTGCTGATCGCGTTGAAGTTGGCTTGCCATCACGTGTTGTCCATGATCTAACTGCAGACTTTAGTGATTCTGGATACCGTCTTTATACTGACAATTTCTACACATCGCCAACCTTGTGTCTTGAACTTCTCAACCGTGGTATCTTATGCTGTGGAACAGTTCGTCTGAATAGACGAGGCTTCCCAATGGAGCTAAGGCCTGTCAAAGGTGACCATTTTCAGAGAGGTGGAATGGAGTTCAGAAAATGCCATGGTGGATTGATGACTGCAGTACGTTGGAAAGACAAGAGGGATGTAACAGCCTTATCCACAATGCATGGAAACCAAGTGACAGTCATACCGCCACGTCGAGAAGGGCAGGACGAACGTAGAAAGCCAACGTTGATAGCCAACTACAATGATCATATGGGAGGAGTAGATCTACTTGATCAACACTTGTGTTACTATACCGTCAGTCGTCGCAACCTGAAGTGGTGGAAGCATGTATTTTGGAGGCTTGTGGAGCTTTGCATAGTTAACTCATACATAGGGTACAAAAAAGTGACAGGAAAGAACATTGAGCAAAAGGCTTTTCGTGAAATGTTGGTAGCAGAACTGACGGAACCACAGCGAGAGCGACGTGCCAACAGAGATCTACCTGGTCGTGGTCGGCCTCGTCTGGCTCCAGTTGAGAACATCCCGATTCGCGGTCCTATTCCTGCAGTTGCAGCAAGAACAACTGGTGTCCACCCCATGACAACACAAAAAGATGGTGGAATTAGGAGAACGTGTAGAGTGTGTGGCTATGAAAAGGATGAAAATGGGAGAAAATCTCAAAGGAAAACGAACAATTACTGTTTGACATGTGAGCGATATATTCATAGGAAAGACTGTTGGAATCGGTGGCACTCTAGAGACCCTTTGCTCTAG